A single genomic interval of Nitrosomonadales bacterium harbors:
- a CDS encoding alpha-D-glucose phosphate-specific phosphoglucomutase, translating to MQVQIVATTSFNDQKPGTSGLRKRVPVFQQPNYLENFVQAIFDSISPPQGATLVVGGDGRYYNREAIQVILRMAAANGFGRVLVGKGGILSTPAASCVIRKYQTFGGIILSASHNPGGPDGDFGIKYNGNNGGPATETVTEAIFAVSKTIAQYRIIDAPDVDLDTPGECKVGDMRVSVIDPVGDYAELMESLFDFGEIRALLAGGFRIKFDAMHAVTGPYAREILVNRLGAPADSVMNAEPLPDFGNGHPDPNLTYAHELVEIVYGDNAPDFGAASDGDGDRNMILGKRFFVTPSDSLAILAANAKLAPGYKQGLAGIARSMPTSAAADRVAKDLGIACYETPTGWKFFGNLMDAGKVTLCGEESFGTGSDHVREKDGLWAVLFWLNVVAARKQPVEDIVREHWAKYGRNVYSRHDYEAIPTGAANGVMKLLKDSFGSLPGSKFGSYTVDLCDDFSYTDPVDGSVSTGQGIRIIFTDGSRIVFRLSGTGTEGATLRIYLEAYEPDVGKHHLDAQEALGELIGIALQLSELRQRTGREAPTVIT from the coding sequence ATGCAAGTCCAGATCGTCGCCACCACGTCCTTCAACGACCAGAAACCCGGCACCTCCGGCTTGCGCAAACGGGTTCCCGTTTTCCAGCAGCCCAACTACCTAGAAAATTTCGTGCAGGCCATCTTCGACAGCATCTCCCCGCCGCAGGGCGCGACGCTGGTTGTCGGTGGCGACGGACGGTATTACAACCGCGAAGCGATCCAGGTCATCCTCAGAATGGCTGCGGCGAACGGTTTCGGGCGCGTGCTGGTCGGCAAGGGCGGCATCCTCTCCACGCCGGCCGCCTCCTGCGTGATCCGCAAATACCAGACCTTCGGCGGCATCATCCTGTCCGCCAGCCATAACCCCGGCGGACCGGACGGCGATTTCGGCATCAAATACAACGGCAACAATGGCGGCCCGGCCACCGAGACCGTCACCGAAGCGATCTTCGCGGTCAGCAAAACGATCGCGCAGTACCGCATCATCGACGCGCCGGATGTCGATCTGGACACGCCGGGCGAATGCAAGGTCGGCGACATGCGGGTCTCGGTGATCGATCCGGTCGGCGATTACGCAGAACTGATGGAGTCTTTGTTCGATTTCGGCGAGATCCGCGCGCTGCTGGCGGGCGGCTTCCGAATCAAGTTCGATGCGATGCACGCGGTTACCGGCCCGTATGCGCGCGAGATTCTGGTCAACCGCCTCGGTGCGCCGGCCGACAGCGTGATGAATGCCGAGCCGTTGCCCGATTTCGGCAACGGACATCCCGACCCCAACCTGACCTATGCGCACGAACTGGTCGAGATCGTCTATGGCGACAATGCGCCGGATTTTGGCGCGGCATCGGACGGAGATGGCGACCGCAACATGATCCTGGGCAAGCGTTTCTTCGTCACGCCGTCCGACAGTCTGGCCATTCTGGCGGCGAACGCGAAACTGGCGCCCGGTTACAAACAGGGTCTGGCGGGTATCGCCCGCTCGATGCCGACCAGCGCAGCGGCGGACCGCGTGGCCAAGGATCTGGGCATCGCCTGCTATGAGACGCCGACCGGCTGGAAATTCTTCGGCAACCTGATGGATGCGGGCAAGGTCACGCTGTGCGGCGAAGAAAGCTTCGGCACCGGCTCCGACCATGTGCGCGAGAAGGACGGCCTGTGGGCGGTGCTGTTCTGGCTGAACGTGGTCGCGGCACGCAAGCAGCCGGTGGAAGACATCGTGCGCGAGCACTGGGCGAAATACGGTCGCAACGTCTATTCGCGCCACGATTACGAAGCCATCCCCACCGGGGCGGCCAACGGCGTGATGAAATTGCTCAAGGACAGCTTCGGCAGTTTGCCGGGCAGTAAATTCGGCAGCTACACCGTCGATCTGTGCGACGACTTCAGCTACACCGATCCGGTGGACGGCAGCGTCAGCACCGGACAGGGCATCCGCATCATCTTCACCGACGGTTCGCGCATCGTGTTCCGCCTGTCCGGCACCGGTACCGAAGGCGCGACCCTGCGCATCTATCTGGAAGCCTACGAGCCGGATGTCGGCAAGCACCACCTCGACGCGCAGGAAGCGCTTGGCGAGCTGATCGGGATCGCATTGCAGTTGTCGGAACTGCGCCAGCGCACCGGACGGGAAGCTCCGACGGTGATCACCTGA
- a CDS encoding RidA family protein — protein sequence MANKQFIQTPDAPAAIGTYSQAIRVGDTVYLSGQIGLDPTTMHMAEDIEAQIHRVFQNLRAVSLAADGSFDDLVKLNVYLTDLKHFAKVNEIMASYFRQPYPARAAVGVAALPRGALVEMDGILVLQD from the coding sequence ATGGCAAACAAGCAATTCATCCAGACTCCCGATGCGCCGGCGGCGATCGGCACCTATTCGCAGGCCATCCGTGTCGGCGATACCGTATACCTGTCCGGGCAGATCGGCCTCGACCCGACCACCATGCATATGGCGGAAGACATCGAGGCACAGATCCACCGCGTGTTCCAGAACCTGCGCGCGGTATCGCTTGCCGCCGACGGCAGCTTCGACGACCTGGTGAAGCTGAACGTCTACCTCACCGACCTCAAGCATTTCGCCAAGGTGAACGAGATCATGGCGAGCTACTTCCGGCAGCCCTATCCGGCACGTGCCGCAGTGGGCGTGGCCGCGTTGCCGCGCGGCGCGCTGGTAGAGATGGACGGGATCCTCGTTCTGCAGGATTGA
- the recG gene encoding ATP-dependent DNA helicase RecG, with protein MSAPLKIAPATLAKLARLGIHHRADLLLHLPLRYEDETHLAPIASVQPGMAAQVQGVITHSEVAFRPRRTLVCRLRDGGGELTLRFLNFYPSQQKQLAEGRQIRAIGEVRMGYYGLEMVHPKCRAVEEDTPLEQSLTPVYPTTAGLGQAVLRKLIGNALETIPLADTLPAALLERLRLGNFGDSLRLLHNPSPDISAATLEARSHAAWRRIKFDELLAQQLSMRAHHRERSKRIAPALPAQDGLTRALLSKLPFRLTGAQLKVWHEIAHDLARPHPMQRLLLGDVGSGKTIVAALAALQAIENGYQVAFMAPTEILAEQHYLKLHEWLAPLGITPAWLSGSLKKKDKTAAAERIAAGDTPLAIGTHALFQKDVEFRNLGLAIVDEQHKFGVQQRLALRNKGRAVIASEIESEADNVSTLSPALPLQGGGGVMQEPHQLMMSATPIPRTLAMSYYADLDVSVIDELPPGRTPVATKLVSDTRRDEVFERVRTACMEGRQAYWVCPLIDESEALQLQTALETHATLAQIFPGLRIGLVHGKLANDEKAATMAAFKAGELQLLVATTVIEVGVDVPNASLMVIDHAERMGLAQLHQLRGRVGRGATESMCVLLFQQPLSELARERLKVIYENTDGFVIAQQDLRLRGPGELLGARQSGVAMLRFADIDADEDLLELARQVSGELLRDFPDAARAHLKRWMANKHDYLHV; from the coding sequence TTGAGCGCACCGCTCAAAATCGCGCCGGCCACGCTGGCAAAACTGGCCCGGCTCGGCATCCACCACCGCGCCGACCTGTTGCTGCACTTGCCGTTGCGCTATGAGGACGAGACGCATCTCGCGCCGATCGCCTCGGTGCAACCGGGCATGGCGGCACAGGTGCAGGGCGTCATCACCCACAGCGAAGTCGCCTTCCGTCCGCGCCGCACACTGGTATGCCGATTGCGCGACGGCGGCGGGGAGCTGACCCTGCGCTTTTTGAACTTCTATCCCAGCCAGCAGAAACAGCTCGCCGAAGGCCGGCAGATACGCGCCATCGGTGAGGTGCGCATGGGCTATTACGGGCTGGAGATGGTGCATCCGAAATGCCGTGCGGTGGAAGAGGATACACCACTGGAGCAGAGCCTGACGCCGGTCTATCCGACCACCGCCGGGCTGGGCCAGGCCGTGCTGCGCAAGCTGATCGGCAATGCACTGGAAACCATCCCGCTCGCCGATACCCTCCCTGCGGCGCTGCTCGAACGGCTGCGCCTCGGTAATTTTGGCGACAGCCTGCGCCTGCTGCACAACCCGTCTCCGGACATCTCTGCCGCCACACTGGAAGCGCGCAGCCACGCCGCCTGGCGGCGCATCAAGTTCGACGAGCTGCTGGCGCAGCAACTTTCGATGCGCGCGCACCACCGGGAGCGCAGCAAGCGTATCGCCCCCGCCCTGCCTGCACAGGATGGTCTTACGCGGGCCTTGCTGTCCAAGCTGCCGTTCCGGCTTACCGGTGCGCAGTTGAAGGTATGGCACGAGATCGCCCACGATCTGGCGCGACCGCACCCGATGCAGCGCCTGCTGCTGGGCGACGTGGGCAGCGGCAAGACCATCGTTGCCGCACTCGCCGCGCTACAGGCCATCGAGAACGGCTACCAGGTCGCGTTCATGGCGCCGACCGAGATCCTCGCCGAACAGCATTATCTGAAACTGCACGAATGGCTGGCGCCGCTGGGCATAACACCGGCGTGGCTGTCCGGCAGCCTGAAAAAGAAAGACAAGACCGCCGCCGCCGAACGGATCGCGGCGGGCGACACCCCGCTCGCCATCGGTACTCATGCGCTGTTCCAGAAGGATGTCGAGTTCCGGAATCTCGGTCTTGCCATCGTCGACGAGCAGCACAAGTTCGGGGTGCAGCAGCGGCTGGCGCTGCGCAACAAGGGCAGGGCGGTTATTGCGTCGGAGATAGAGTCGGAGGCAGATAATGTTTCTACCCTCTCCCCGGCCCTCCCCCTGCAAGGGGGAGGGGGCGTTATGCAGGAACCCCACCAATTGATGATGAGCGCGACCCCGATCCCGCGCACGCTGGCGATGAGCTATTACGCCGACCTCGACGTGTCGGTGATCGACGAACTGCCGCCGGGGCGCACGCCCGTCGCCACAAAACTGGTCAGCGATACGCGGCGCGACGAAGTCTTTGAGCGCGTGCGTACCGCGTGCATGGAGGGGCGTCAGGCCTACTGGGTGTGCCCGCTGATCGACGAATCGGAAGCGTTGCAGCTTCAGACCGCGCTGGAAACCCACGCCACGCTGGCGCAGATCTTCCCCGGGTTGCGCATCGGCCTGGTACACGGCAAACTCGCCAATGACGAAAAGGCCGCAACGATGGCCGCGTTCAAGGCGGGCGAGTTGCAACTGCTGGTTGCGACCACGGTGATCGAAGTCGGCGTGGATGTGCCCAACGCCAGCCTGATGGTGATCGACCACGCCGAGCGCATGGGGCTGGCGCAATTGCACCAGTTGCGCGGCCGGGTCGGGCGCGGCGCGACGGAAAGCATGTGTGTGCTGCTGTTCCAGCAGCCGCTGTCGGAACTGGCGCGCGAGCGGCTGAAAGTCATCTATGAGAACACGGACGGCTTCGTCATCGCGCAGCAGGATCTGCGGTTGCGCGGCCCCGGCGAACTGCTCGGCGCGCGGCAGAGCGGCGTGGCGATGCTGCGCTTCGCCGATATCGATGCGGACGAGGATCTGCTGGAGCTGGCACGGCAGGTATCCGGCGAACTGCTGCGCGATTTTCCCGATGCGGCGCGGGCGCATTTGAAACGATGGATGGCAAACAAGCATGACTACCTGCACGTCTGA
- a CDS encoding chorismate lyase — translation MTTCTSDRFWHRAVIGCENEMAPWLRDHGSLTRRIQQRCTQFAVKPVRSGLARIACDEAAVLGIALHRLAYSREVFLHADGRPVVFAHSACHEGDLRGAWRAMQGLGSRSLGSLLFAHPQVVRHPLHYAALRPHHPLYQSAVSAIGSRPERLWARRSLFNLHGAPLLVTEVFLPGILKLGDRLQDTGYSKAACLNPES, via the coding sequence ATGACTACCTGCACGTCTGACCGGTTCTGGCATCGCGCCGTCATCGGCTGCGAGAATGAGATGGCTCCCTGGCTGCGCGACCACGGCTCGCTCACCCGGCGCATCCAGCAGCGTTGCACGCAATTTGCCGTGAAGCCGGTGCGCAGCGGACTGGCGCGCATCGCCTGCGACGAGGCGGCCGTGCTGGGCATCGCGCTGCACCGGCTGGCTTATTCGAGGGAAGTGTTCCTGCATGCAGACGGTCGGCCCGTGGTATTCGCGCACAGCGCCTGCCACGAGGGCGACCTGCGCGGCGCGTGGCGGGCGATGCAGGGATTGGGCAGCCGCTCGCTCGGCAGCCTGCTGTTCGCCCATCCGCAGGTGGTGCGCCATCCGCTGCATTACGCCGCGCTGCGGCCCCATCATCCGCTCTACCAGAGCGCCGTGAGCGCAATCGGGTCCCGCCCGGAAAGATTGTGGGCGCGCCGCTCGCTGTTCAACCTGCATGGCGCGCCGCTGCTGGTGACCGAAGTGTTCCTGCCGGGGATTTTGAAACTGGGAGACAGGTTGCAGGATACGGGATACAGTAAAGCGGCTTGCCTGAATCCTGAATCCTGA
- the ubiA gene encoding 4-hydroxybenzoate octaprenyltransferase: MNLAERIPLYIQLTRLHRPIGILLLLWPTLWGVWIAGAGHPAWHIVAIFALGTALMRSAGCAVNDYADRHIDKHVKRTQDRPLTSGKVSERETLWLAVALAFLAFLLILPLNPLTWMLSFPAVFLAASYPFTKRFFAIPQAYLGIAFGFGIPMAFAATLGHVPPLAWVLLLANVFWAIAYDTEYAMVDRDDDIHLGIHSSALLFGRYDVIAVMGCYAITLGLLVAVGQMAGLGWFYYAGLLTAAGIALYHYRLIRERKREDCFKAFLHNNWFGAAVFAGVAAEYLLR; this comes from the coding sequence ATGAATCTCGCAGAACGCATCCCTCTATATATCCAGCTCACCCGGCTGCATCGTCCCATCGGCATCCTGCTGCTGCTGTGGCCGACGCTGTGGGGGGTGTGGATCGCGGGCGCCGGTCATCCGGCGTGGCACATCGTGGCGATCTTCGCGCTCGGCACCGCGTTGATGCGCTCGGCGGGGTGTGCCGTGAACGATTATGCTGACCGCCATATCGACAAGCATGTGAAGCGTACCCAGGACAGGCCGCTCACCAGCGGAAAGGTCAGCGAACGCGAAACCCTGTGGCTGGCGGTGGCATTGGCGTTCCTTGCTTTCCTGCTGATCCTGCCGCTCAACCCGCTGACCTGGATGTTGTCCTTTCCCGCCGTGTTCCTCGCCGCGAGCTACCCGTTCACCAAGCGATTCTTCGCCATTCCCCAGGCCTATCTGGGCATCGCCTTCGGTTTCGGCATCCCGATGGCGTTTGCGGCCACGCTGGGCCATGTGCCGCCGCTGGCCTGGGTGCTGCTGCTCGCCAACGTGTTCTGGGCCATCGCCTACGACACCGAATACGCGATGGTGGATCGCGATGACGACATCCATCTCGGCATCCATTCCTCGGCGCTGTTGTTCGGCAGATACGACGTGATTGCGGTGATGGGTTGTTATGCCATCACGCTGGGTCTTCTTGTTGCGGTGGGGCAAATGGCGGGATTGGGGTGGTTCTACTACGCCGGTTTGCTGACCGCGGCGGGTATCGCGCTGTACCACTACCGCCTCATTCGTGAACGCAAACGCGAAGACTGCTTCAAGGCCTTCCTGCACAACAACTGGTTTGGCGCGGCGGTGTTCGCCGGGGTGGCCGCCGAATATCTGCTGCGCTGA
- the fur gene encoding ferric iron uptake transcriptional regulator — protein MHKPEHLKNAGLKSTLPRLKVLQLFEASQEHHLSAEDVYKSLASSGEMVSLATVYRVLTQFQQAGLLVQHHFESGRSVFELNSGEHHDHIVCLQCGHVEEFFDDAIETRQEKIATERGFVIRDHALHIYADCTRKKCPHRK, from the coding sequence ATGCACAAACCGGAGCACCTGAAAAATGCCGGGCTGAAGTCCACCCTCCCCAGGCTGAAAGTGTTGCAGTTGTTTGAAGCCAGCCAGGAACACCACTTGAGCGCGGAAGATGTGTATAAATCGCTGGCCAGTTCGGGTGAGATGGTCAGCCTCGCCACCGTATATCGCGTGCTGACGCAATTCCAGCAGGCGGGATTGCTGGTACAGCACCATTTTGAAAGCGGGAGGTCGGTATTCGAGTTGAATAGCGGCGAGCACCATGACCACATCGTGTGTTTGCAGTGTGGTCATGTGGAAGAGTTTTTCGATGACGCCATCGAGACGCGACAGGAAAAGATCGCGACCGAACGCGGATTTGTCATTCGTGACCACGCGCTTCATATCTACGCGGACTGCACCCGAAAAAAATGCCCGCACAGGAAATGA
- a CDS encoding LysR family transcriptional regulator: MAQKNISADDYILFATIAEQESMVRAAGHLGMPKATVSRRLTNLEAALGQRLLLRTTRRLTLTDFGREFLDHCRRVTEEVAATHDFVRSQETKPRGRLRVSMPGEYAKLNFSRAFATFVEAYPEIQLELDMTSRRVDLIGEHFDLAIRMGTLDNDSALVVRKIDEQCFGLYASPIYLALRPAPNHPDDLARHAAVRLMSGRGTAVTWKLMHDKAVWEGTPPGRLTLNSMDVIQQLLLDGAGIGALPCQFAAEDVKLKRLVRVLPDWSLPTVPAWAVMPMRRYLPAKTRAFLAHLEQFIRP; encoded by the coding sequence ATGGCACAAAAGAACATCTCTGCCGATGATTACATCCTGTTCGCCACCATCGCCGAACAAGAGAGCATGGTTCGCGCCGCCGGGCACCTCGGCATGCCCAAGGCCACGGTCTCCCGGCGCCTGACGAACCTTGAGGCGGCCCTGGGACAACGCCTGCTGTTGCGCACCACGCGCCGCTTGACGCTCACCGATTTCGGCCGGGAATTCCTCGACCATTGCCGACGCGTGACGGAAGAAGTCGCCGCAACCCATGATTTCGTGCGCAGCCAGGAAACGAAACCGCGCGGACGATTGCGTGTTTCCATGCCGGGCGAATATGCCAAGCTGAATTTTTCGCGGGCCTTCGCCACCTTCGTCGAGGCTTACCCGGAGATACAGCTCGAACTCGACATGACTTCGCGGCGCGTCGACCTGATCGGTGAACACTTCGATCTGGCGATACGCATGGGAACGCTGGATAACGATTCGGCACTGGTGGTACGCAAGATAGACGAGCAATGCTTCGGCCTTTACGCCAGCCCGATCTATCTTGCGCTGCGCCCTGCGCCGAACCACCCCGACGACCTCGCGCGTCATGCTGCGGTGCGCCTGATGTCGGGGCGCGGAACGGCAGTCACCTGGAAGTTGATGCATGACAAGGCGGTCTGGGAAGGGACGCCACCCGGCAGGCTCACCTTGAATTCAATGGACGTGATACAGCAGCTATTGCTTGACGGCGCGGGCATCGGCGCACTGCCGTGCCAGTTCGCGGCAGAAGACGTGAAGCTCAAGCGGCTCGTGAGAGTGCTGCCGGATTGGTCGTTGCCGACCGTTCCGGCATGGGCGGTGATGCCGATGCGGCGCTACCTGCCGGCCAAGACACGCGCCTTCCTTGCGCATCTGGAACAGTTCATCAGACCGTAA
- a CDS encoding pirin family protein, which yields MNTAQAVVLKASRGIERIVEGIATSDGAGVSLTRVLTGKLQRRLDPFLMLDAFGSDDPDDYIAGFPDHPHRGFETITYMLAGRMRHKDSAGHEGLLENGGVQWMTAGRGVIHSEIPEQQDGVMEGFQLWLNLPSQRKMGEPWYRDFPSAEIPEYVTAGNVTVRVIAGTSNGVAGAVTREVTEPLYLDIHLPAGASFSTALPVTHNAFLYVYRGAVQVGGTRVDAARMGILENDPGADGVAIAATETARLILVAGKPLNEPIVQYGPFVMNTEQEIHQAIGDFRAGRFA from the coding sequence ATGAACACCGCACAAGCAGTCGTACTGAAAGCATCGCGCGGCATCGAACGCATCGTCGAAGGCATCGCCACCAGCGACGGCGCGGGCGTGAGCCTGACACGCGTGCTTACCGGGAAATTGCAACGCCGCCTCGATCCGTTCCTGATGCTGGACGCGTTCGGCAGCGACGACCCGGACGATTACATCGCGGGCTTTCCCGACCATCCGCATCGCGGCTTCGAGACCATCACTTACATGCTCGCGGGCCGTATGCGCCACAAGGACAGCGCGGGGCATGAGGGCCTGCTGGAGAACGGCGGCGTGCAATGGATGACCGCCGGGCGCGGCGTGATCCATTCCGAGATCCCGGAACAGCAGGATGGCGTGATGGAGGGCTTCCAGCTCTGGCTCAACCTGCCGTCGCAGCGCAAGATGGGCGAGCCGTGGTACCGCGATTTCCCGAGCGCGGAGATTCCAGAATATGTGACCGCCGGGAACGTCACCGTGCGCGTGATCGCGGGCACGAGCAACGGCGTGGCGGGGGCGGTGACGCGGGAAGTGACCGAACCGTTATATCTCGACATCCATCTTCCGGCAGGCGCATCGTTCTCGACCGCGCTGCCCGTTACGCATAACGCCTTCCTCTATGTCTATCGCGGTGCGGTACAGGTCGGCGGAACACGGGTGGATGCCGCGCGCATGGGGATACTGGAAAACGATCCGGGAGCGGACGGTGTGGCGATCGCCGCAACGGAAACTGCGCGCCTGATCCTGGTCGCCGGCAAGCCGCTGAACGAACCCATCGTGCAATACGGCCCGTTCGTGATGAACACCGAGCAGGAGATCCATCAGGCGATCGGCGATTTCCGTGCCGGACGTTTTGCCTGA
- a CDS encoding alkene reductase encodes MNNTLFTPITLGELQLKNRIVMAPMTRSRAIGNVPNELVAKYYRLRADAGLLITEGTSPSPNGLGYARIPGIFSEAQVQGWRQVTDAVHDAGGRIFVQLMHTGRVSHPANMAEGTRILAPSALALAGDMWTDGGGMQPYPVPAEMDEADIAAAIGEYAQACQNAIRAGFDGIELHAANGYLIDQFLNTATNRRTDRWGGSIENRIRFAVEVAKAAVAAVGAGHIGMRVSPYGVFNGAAPDAEMDAMYLRLVEELNRLGLVYIHIVDHSAMGAPEVSPALKAQIRSAFKGRYILSGGYDAVRANADLDAGRGDLVAFGRPFISNPDLVQKLQSGAALTPPDFDTFYTPGEKGYTDY; translated from the coding sequence ATGAACAACACGCTGTTTACCCCCATCACCCTCGGCGAACTGCAACTGAAGAACCGCATCGTCATGGCGCCGATGACGCGCTCGCGCGCCATCGGCAATGTCCCGAACGAGTTGGTGGCCAAGTATTACCGTCTGCGTGCCGACGCCGGGCTCCTCATCACCGAAGGCACGTCGCCGTCCCCAAACGGTCTGGGTTATGCGCGCATCCCCGGCATCTTCTCAGAAGCGCAGGTGCAGGGCTGGCGCCAGGTGACCGATGCCGTGCACGACGCGGGCGGCAGGATATTCGTGCAACTGATGCATACCGGGCGCGTCAGCCATCCGGCGAACATGGCGGAGGGAACGCGGATCCTGGCGCCGTCCGCACTGGCGCTGGCGGGCGACATGTGGACTGATGGCGGCGGCATGCAGCCCTATCCCGTTCCGGCCGAGATGGATGAGGCCGACATCGCCGCTGCCATCGGCGAATACGCGCAGGCCTGCCAGAACGCGATCAGGGCCGGATTCGACGGCATCGAGCTGCATGCGGCGAACGGCTACCTGATCGACCAGTTCCTGAACACCGCCACCAACCGGCGCACCGACCGCTGGGGCGGCAGCATCGAGAATCGCATCCGCTTCGCGGTGGAAGTGGCAAAGGCCGCCGTTGCCGCGGTGGGCGCAGGACACATCGGCATGCGCGTCTCGCCCTATGGTGTATTCAACGGCGCCGCACCGGATGCCGAAATGGATGCGATGTACCTGCGCCTGGTCGAGGAATTGAACCGGTTGGGGCTGGTTTACATCCATATCGTCGACCACAGTGCGATGGGTGCGCCGGAAGTCAGCCCCGCATTGAAGGCGCAGATACGCAGTGCGTTCAAGGGCCGGTACATCCTGTCCGGCGGATACGATGCGGTGCGCGCAAATGCAGATCTCGATGCGGGCCGGGGCGACCTGGTGGCGTTCGGCCGCCCGTTCATCTCGAATCCCGACCTGGTGCAAAAACTGCAGAGTGGAGCTGCCCTCACGCCGCCAGATTTCGACACGTTCTATACGCCGGGCGAGAAGGGTTATACGGATTACTGA
- a CDS encoding DNA starvation/stationary phase protection protein, whose product MSKSPGINIGIAEKDRKKVAAGLGRMLADTYTLYLKTHNFHWNVTGPMFQTLHLMFMTQYTESWNAVDLIAERIRALGYPAPGSYKEFASLTSIKDSSGTVSAKEMIRQLVEGQETVVRTAREVLPVAEKAGDQPTVDLLSTRMEVHEKNAWMLRSLLEE is encoded by the coding sequence ATGAGCAAGTCACCTGGCATCAATATCGGCATCGCAGAGAAGGATCGCAAGAAGGTCGCCGCAGGTCTGGGCCGCATGCTGGCCGATACCTATACGCTCTACCTCAAGACCCACAACTTCCACTGGAACGTCACCGGTCCGATGTTCCAGACATTGCACCTGATGTTCATGACGCAATACACCGAATCCTGGAACGCGGTGGACCTCATCGCCGAACGCATCCGCGCGCTGGGCTATCCGGCACCCGGCAGCTACAAGGAGTTCGCCTCGCTGACCAGCATCAAGGACAGCAGCGGCACCGTCAGCGCAAAGGAGATGATCCGGCAACTGGTGGAAGGACAGGAAACCGTGGTGCGCACTGCGCGCGAAGTGCTGCCTGTCGCCGAAAAGGCGGGTGACCAGCCTACCGTGGACCTCTTGTCCACGAGGATGGAAGTACATGAAAAAAACGCATGGATGTTACGCAGCTTGCTGGAAGAATGA